In a genomic window of Zingiber officinale cultivar Zhangliang chromosome 9B, Zo_v1.1, whole genome shotgun sequence:
- the LOC122022587 gene encoding subtilisin-like protease SBT3.1 has product MAKPTLFPIAFALLLLLFLSSLSASETAAEEKEDASVYIVFVEEPAGEEPEAFHIRTLAAVLGSEEAAEQAILFHYTHAAYGFAAKLTPKQAEKLKKQPGVLEVMPSRTYSIHDPTTSASAQLSVI; this is encoded by the exons ATGGCGAAACCAACGCTTTTCCCCATCGCCTtcgccctcctcctcctcctcttcctctcctctctatcGGCCTCGGAAACGGCGGCggaggagaaggaagacgcaTCCGTATACATCGTCTTCGTCGAGGAGCCAGCGGGCGAGGAGCCCGAGGCTTTCCATATCCGAACCCTCGCTGCCGTCCTCGGGAG TGAGGAAGCGGCGGAGCAGGCGATCCTCTTCCATTACACGCACGCGGCGTACGGGTTCGCTGCCAAGCTGACTCCGAAACAGGCCGAGAAGTTAAAGA AGCAACCGGGTGTTCTCGAAGTTATGCCGAGTCGGACTTATAGcattcacgatccaacaaccTCTGCTAGTGCTCAGTTGAGTGTTATTTGA
- the LOC122022548 gene encoding ammonium transporter 3 member 1-like, producing the protein MSNTTVPLAYQAYTSLAVPEWLNKGDNAWQMISATLVGLQSVPGLVILYGSIVKKKWAVNSAFMALYAFAAVVLCWVTWGYSMSFGHQMLPFWGKAMPALGQKFLIQQAKLPTTTHNFHDGTVESAMITPFYPMATMVYFQCVFAAITLILLAGSLLGRMNIRAWMMFVPLWLTFSYTVGAFSLWGGGFLFQWGVMDYSGGYVIHLSSGIAGFTAAYWVGPRSTKDRERFPPNNVLLMLAGAGLLWMGWAGFNGGDPYSANIDSSMAVLNTNICAATSLLVWTCLDVIFFKKPSVIGAVQGMITGLVCITPAAGLVQGWAAILMGVLSGSIPWFTMMVVHKRSRLLQKVDDTLGVFHTHAVAGFIGGVSTGLFAEPTLCNLFLPVTNSRGAFYGGVGGAQVFKQIVGALFIMAWNVIVTSVICVVIGMVMPLRMPEEQLAIGDDAVHGEEAYALWGDGEKYDVNRHGNGSYGNEMLETSKPATGVGGINF; encoded by the exons ATGTCGAATACTACCGTGCCGCTCGCGTACCAGGCGTACACTTCGTTGGCGGTGCCGGAATGGCTGAACAAGGGAGACAACGCGTGGCAGATGATCTCGGCGACTCTGGTGGGGCTGCAGTCCGTGCCGGGGCTGGTGATCCTCTACGGCAGCATCGTGAAAAAGAAATGGGCGGTGAACTCGGCGTTCATGGCGCTCTACGCCTTCGCGGCCGTGGTCCTCTGTTGGGTCACCTGGGGCTACAGCATGTCCTTCGGCCACCAGATGCTTCCTTTCTGGGGCAAGGCCATGCCGGCGCTGGGCCAGAAGTTCCTCATCCAGCAGGCGAAACTGCCCACCACCACTCACAATTTCCACGACGGCACCGTGGAGTCGGCCATGATCACTCCTTTCTACCCCATGGCCACCATGGTCTACTTCCAGTGCGTCTTCGCCGCCATCACGCTCATCCTCCTTGCCGGCTCGCTCCTCGGACGGATGAACATCCGCGCCTGGATGATGTTCGTCCCCCTCTGGCTCACCTTCTCCTACACCGTCGGCGCCTTCTCTCTATGGGGCGGCGGCTTCCTTTTCCAATGGGGCGTCATGGACTACTCCGGCGGCTATGTCATCCACCTCTCCTCCGGCATCGCCGGCTTCACCGCTGCCTACTGG GTAGGGCCTCGCTCGACTAAGGACAGGGAGAGGTTTCCGCCTAACAACGTGTTGCTGATGCTCGCCGGCGCGGGGCTGCTGTGGATGGGGTGGGCCGGGTTCAACGGCGGAGACCCCTACTCGGCTAACATCGACTCGTCGATGGCGGTGCTGAACACGAACATCTGCGCCGCCACCAGTCTCCTCGTCTGGACCTGCCTCGACGTCATCTTCTTCAAGAAGCCTTCGGTGATCGGCGCGGTGCAGGGGATGATCACCGGCCTGGTCTGCATCACTCCCGCCGCTGGGTTGGTCCAAGGTTGGGCGGCCATCTTGATGGGCGTGCTCTCGGGGAGCATCCCTTGGTTCACCATGATGGTGGTGCACAAGCGGTCGCGGCTCCTGCAGAAGGTGGACGACACCCTCGGCGTCTTCCACACCCACGCGGTGGCGGGATTCATCGGCGGCGTCTCCACGGGGCTGTTCGCCGAGCCCACCCTCTGCAACCTCTTCCTCCCGGTCACCAACTCGCGCGGGGCCTTCTACGGCGGCGTAGGCGGGGCGCAGGTGTTCAAGCAGATCGTCGGCGCTCTGTTCATCATGGCGTGGAACGTCATCGTGACCTCCGTCATCTGCGTGGTCATCGGGATGGTGATGCCGCTGCGGATGCCGGAGGAACAGCTAGCCATCGGCGACGACGCGGTGCACGGGGAGGAGGCCTACGCGCTATGGGGAGACGGCGAGAAGTACGATGTCAACAGGCACGGCAACGGCTCGTACGGCAACGAGATGTTGGAGACGTCGAAGCCGGCGACCGGAGTCGGAGGAATCAACTTCTAA